One Nitrospirota bacterium genomic region harbors:
- a CDS encoding efflux RND transporter periplasmic adaptor subunit: MGGRGLWLAIGLLLGTLVAGCRDQDPYQKPPTPVKVKAVESGGEERGGRYSATILPFTQVDLAFKVGGYVREILQVRGADGRLRLVQEGDRVAKGTVLARLRESDYLVKLNQAKSQLAEAQAAGAEAKSQLNEARAAFEQARLDHERARNLYEAQSLAKADYDAAKARHDMNQAAVEKAKAQLLVAEARVQAVRQQVAEADISVQDVSLKAAMDSVVLKRNIEVGTLAGSGTVAFVLADVASVKVVFGVSDVVLESLKTGTALTITTEAIPDEEFRGQITRIAPSADPKVRVFEVEVTIPNPRGRLKAGMIATVVLPGAGAPAPIPSVPLSAIVRPAGAAEDYALFVVERRGEANVARIRRVKLGPVTGNTVAVTEGVAVGESVIVTGATLVADGEPVRITP; the protein is encoded by the coding sequence ATGGGCGGGCGCGGACTCTGGCTGGCGATCGGGTTGCTCCTGGGGACCCTTGTCGCCGGCTGCCGGGACCAGGACCCCTACCAGAAGCCCCCGACGCCGGTCAAAGTCAAAGCCGTGGAGTCGGGCGGCGAAGAGCGGGGGGGCCGCTACTCGGCCACGATTCTGCCTTTCACCCAGGTGGACCTCGCGTTCAAGGTCGGCGGCTACGTCCGCGAGATCCTGCAGGTCCGCGGGGCCGACGGCCGGCTCCGTCTCGTCCAGGAAGGGGACCGGGTCGCCAAGGGCACCGTGCTCGCGCGCCTGCGCGAGAGCGACTACCTGGTCAAGCTGAACCAGGCCAAGTCCCAACTGGCGGAGGCCCAGGCGGCCGGCGCCGAAGCGAAGTCCCAGCTCAACGAGGCCCGGGCGGCCTTCGAGCAGGCCCGGTTGGACCACGAGCGGGCCCGCAATCTCTACGAGGCGCAAAGCCTGGCCAAGGCCGACTACGATGCGGCCAAGGCCAGGCACGACATGAACCAGGCCGCGGTCGAAAAGGCCAAGGCGCAGTTGCTGGTCGCGGAGGCCAGGGTGCAGGCGGTCCGCCAACAGGTCGCGGAGGCGGACATTTCCGTCCAGGACGTTTCCCTCAAGGCGGCCATGGACTCGGTCGTGCTGAAGCGCAACATCGAGGTCGGGACGCTGGCCGGGTCGGGAACGGTGGCCTTCGTGCTGGCCGACGTCGCGTCGGTCAAGGTGGTCTTCGGCGTGTCCGACGTGGTGCTGGAGAGCCTGAAGACCGGGACGGCGCTGACGATCACGACCGAAGCCATCCCCGACGAGGAGTTCCGCGGCCAGATCACCAGGATCGCCCCCTCCGCCGACCCCAAGGTCCGGGTGTTCGAGGTGGAAGTCACCATCCCCAACCCGCGCGGCCGGTTGAAAGCCGGCATGATCGCGACCGTGGTGCTGCCGGGGGCCGGGGCGCCGGCGCCGATCCCCTCGGTTCCCCTGTCCGCGATCGTCCGGCCTGCGGGGGCGGCGGAGGATTACGCCCTGTTCGTGGTGGAACGACGGGGCGAGGCGAACGTGGCGAGGATCAGACGGGTGAAGCTGGGACCGGTCACGGGAAACACCGTGGCCGTGACCGAGGGCGTCGCGGTCGGCGAATCGGTGATCGTCACCGGCGCGACTCTGGTGGCGGACGGGGAGCCGGTGCGGATCACGCCGTGA
- a CDS encoding DM13 domain-containing protein, with product MSRNPRKPSWVALCIVSTVLAACTGMGGKGMGPDTEMMKKEPTMEKMEKKEAMVQREAMLEKKAAMAARTGMLAGSGRHHASGKVTVVGSTQGAATLQLTDFTVDRVPDGRVYLAKNGDHARGVELGKLTQFSGAVTFSVPARVSPDDYDSVVIWCKRFEVEIGHAFFDESMAAPERGMRSK from the coding sequence ATGAGCCGAAATCCGAGAAAACCGAGCTGGGTCGCGCTTTGCATCGTCTCGACCGTCCTCGCAGCCTGTACGGGCATGGGGGGGAAAGGGATGGGGCCGGACACCGAGATGATGAAGAAAGAGCCAACCATGGAGAAAATGGAGAAAAAGGAGGCCATGGTCCAGAGAGAGGCCATGCTGGAAAAGAAGGCCGCCATGGCGGCACGGACGGGCATGCTCGCGGGATCTGGTCGCCACCACGCCAGCGGGAAGGTGACGGTCGTCGGTTCGACTCAAGGGGCGGCGACGCTCCAGCTCACGGACTTCACCGTGGATAGAGTGCCGGACGGTCGTGTGTACTTGGCCAAGAACGGCGATCACGCTCGGGGAGTGGAGTTGGGGAAGCTGACCCAGTTCTCCGGGGCGGTGACATTCTCCGTCCCGGCCAGGGTGAGTCCGGATGACTATGACAGCGTGGTTATCTGGTGCAAGCGGTTCGAGGTCGAGATCGGCCATGCGTTCTTCGACGAGTCCATGGCTGCACCGGAGCGCGGGATGCGCAGCAAGTGA
- a CDS encoding adenylate/guanylate cyclase domain-containing protein has protein sequence MTAVLHDHPLASRCVVCGTPLAGPASVVFRLMGIGRSSRNPSLCTRCGEHVVEGRISEITVLFADLSDFTELTRALGPERTHEVLDTFLRTATTVLVGHGAFIDKYLGDGVMAFFNVPIQREDHAAQAVQAALEIRARLPELRDQFGLPLHAGSGIASGWARVGRLGSSSAKDFTAVGEVVNLAARLEAAAGPGEVVVDRTVYERVASDHPQAVPEALPLKGFQEPVDAYRLMGQPGAHPARQPPASREGLGQVQALGLGAVVFALLGAPCAVFTLIGPWAVGLGIGGLFSAASSYWVLDESPVRLPLLALAALGAAANLYTVWHAGRLRRLMPLVSTGLDRRRTLLVAGSSALTLLVVLFEMAAHRFYHS, from the coding sequence ATGACCGCCGTGTTGCACGACCATCCCCTGGCGTCCCGGTGCGTCGTCTGCGGGACACCGCTGGCCGGCCCCGCGAGCGTCGTCTTCCGGCTCATGGGGATCGGCCGAAGCTCGCGCAATCCCAGCCTCTGCACGCGCTGCGGCGAGCACGTCGTCGAGGGGCGCATCAGCGAGATCACGGTTCTGTTCGCCGACCTCTCCGACTTCACCGAGCTGACGCGCGCACTGGGGCCTGAGCGAACGCACGAGGTGCTGGATACCTTCCTGCGGACGGCGACGACCGTCCTGGTCGGGCACGGGGCCTTCATCGACAAGTACCTCGGGGACGGGGTGATGGCCTTCTTCAACGTGCCGATCCAGCGGGAGGACCATGCCGCTCAGGCGGTCCAAGCCGCGCTGGAGATACGGGCGCGACTCCCGGAGTTGCGGGATCAGTTCGGGCTGCCGCTGCACGCCGGGAGCGGGATCGCCTCCGGGTGGGCGCGGGTGGGGCGGCTCGGGTCGAGCAGCGCAAAGGACTTTACCGCCGTCGGCGAGGTGGTCAACCTGGCCGCCAGACTGGAGGCGGCTGCCGGGCCGGGCGAGGTCGTGGTGGATCGGACCGTGTACGAGCGGGTGGCATCGGACCATCCGCAGGCGGTTCCGGAAGCGCTCCCACTCAAGGGATTCCAGGAGCCGGTTGACGCGTACCGGTTGATGGGGCAACCGGGCGCACACCCGGCGAGGCAGCCTCCAGCGAGCCGTGAGGGCCTGGGACAGGTTCAGGCGCTCGGGCTCGGCGCGGTCGTCTTCGCCCTCCTCGGAGCTCCCTGCGCCGTGTTCACCTTGATCGGACCCTGGGCCGTGGGGCTCGGCATCGGAGGATTGTTCAGCGCCGCCAGTTCCTATTGGGTGCTGGACGAGTCGCCGGTCCGGCTGCCGCTGCTTGCGCTGGCTGCGCTCGGGGCTGCGGCCAACCTCTACACGGTCTGGCACGCCGGCAGGCTGCGCCGCCTGATGCCGCTGGTCTCGACCGGCCTGGACCGCCGCCGCACGCTGCTGGTCGCCGGCTCGTCGGCCCTGACCCTGCTGGTGGTCCTGTTCGAGATGGCGGCCCACCGGTTCTACCATTCCTGA
- a CDS encoding redoxin domain-containing protein, whose protein sequence is MRSRSPHACLAALGLAVSVVLAQPSQVGAVTGEPAPDIASAVWLNGAPAKMADFRGKVLLVEFWTFGCYNCRNVEPYVQAWHRKYADQGLVVIGVHSPEFKYERDVERVRQYLKDKGIRYPVPIDNDFATWNRYGNRYWPAMYLIDKQGIVRTVRIGEGGYEETEGWIRKLLAE, encoded by the coding sequence GTGAGGAGCCGGAGCCCGCATGCGTGTCTTGCCGCCCTTGGACTGGCGGTGTCCGTGGTGCTCGCTCAACCGTCTCAGGTTGGAGCCGTAACCGGTGAGCCGGCGCCGGACATTGCGTCTGCGGTCTGGCTCAACGGGGCGCCGGCGAAGATGGCGGACTTCAGGGGAAAGGTCCTTCTGGTGGAGTTCTGGACCTTCGGCTGCTATAACTGCCGGAACGTGGAACCTTACGTGCAAGCCTGGCATCGGAAGTATGCCGACCAGGGGCTGGTGGTTATCGGAGTCCATTCGCCGGAATTCAAGTACGAGCGCGACGTCGAGAGGGTCAGGCAATATCTCAAGGACAAGGGCATCCGTTATCCGGTGCCGATTGACAACGACTTCGCGACCTGGAATCGGTATGGCAATCGCTACTGGCCGGCCATGTACCTGATCGACAAGCAGGGGATCGTTCGCACGGTCCGGATCGGGGAAGGCGGCTATGAAGAGACCGAGGGATGGATTCGCAAGCTTCTCGCGGAGTAG
- a CDS encoding DUF547 domain-containing protein, whose product MERKGWRRLVCVAILAFAFGGCSTVPRSFHPSAPISPHEFSHRLFDDVLRDHVADGVVDYPGIAGDRRFGEYLGLLDRVNPNALPTGQDRLAYWINAYNAFAIKGILEGHSPLTLIGRYRYFIGTTYRVGGEAISLYDLEQHLLIPDFREPRMHFAIVCASRSCPKLQPRACQPDRLEQQLEAGARAFVNDPTRNRFDRREKVAYLSMIFKWFEEDFAAHSGSLLGYVKRYVADPGLAGELDAVPYRVEFLPYDWGLNGIPLEEDGRAGSS is encoded by the coding sequence ATGGAGCGGAAGGGGTGGAGGCGTCTGGTCTGCGTCGCGATCCTCGCATTCGCCTTTGGCGGCTGCTCGACGGTCCCACGCTCGTTTCATCCCTCAGCTCCCATCTCGCCGCACGAATTCTCGCACAGGCTCTTCGACGACGTGCTGCGGGATCATGTGGCCGATGGCGTGGTGGACTATCCCGGGATTGCCGGAGACCGCCGGTTCGGCGAGTACCTGGGGCTATTGGACCGGGTCAATCCGAACGCGCTACCGACGGGCCAAGACCGGCTGGCCTACTGGATCAACGCCTACAACGCCTTCGCCATCAAGGGGATTTTGGAAGGCCATTCGCCCCTGACGCTCATCGGGCGCTACAGGTATTTCATCGGGACCACGTACCGGGTCGGCGGCGAGGCGATCTCCCTGTACGACCTCGAGCAGCATCTGCTGATCCCGGACTTCCGGGAGCCGCGCATGCACTTCGCGATCGTGTGCGCTTCCCGCTCCTGTCCCAAACTGCAGCCTCGGGCCTGTCAGCCGGACAGGCTGGAGCAACAGTTGGAAGCGGGCGCCAGGGCCTTCGTCAACGATCCGACCAGGAACCGGTTTGACCGGAGAGAAAAAGTCGCCTATCTCTCGATGATCTTCAAGTGGTTCGAAGAGGATTTCGCCGCCCATTCCGGCTCGCTGCTGGGCTACGTCAAGCGGTACGTGGCCGATCCGGGACTGGCCGGAGAGCTGGACGCGGTTCCATACCGGGTGGAGTTTCTGCCGTACGACTGGGGGCTGAACGGGATTCCGTTGGAGGAGGATGGCCGTGCTGGTTCGTCCTGA
- a CDS encoding TIGR04283 family arsenosugar biosynthesis glycosyltransferase: MAVIWVIIPAYNEERALPGTLRQLFREPGRYEVIVVDGGSTDRTRSIAESFGFDMCEPGSRRSSLVSRRSVDASRDTRHASRLFLTAPKGRASQMNTGAREAAARGAALDDWLLFLHADTTLPEGALSRLNGLETAIQAGGFLHRFAGSDWRLGLISLLDNVRCRRSRIIYGDQALFVRRGVFEQIGGFPDQPILEDVAFCDKLVRVTRPVLLEPPVVTDSRKFVQMGIWRSFARVLLIILHVQFRLPVLPRTFFRDVR, from the coding sequence GTGGCCGTGATCTGGGTCATCATCCCCGCCTACAATGAGGAGAGAGCGTTGCCCGGGACGCTCCGCCAGCTCTTCCGAGAGCCCGGCCGGTATGAAGTCATCGTCGTGGACGGCGGCAGCACCGACCGAACTCGCAGCATCGCCGAATCCTTTGGATTCGACATGTGCGAGCCCGGATCGCGTCGGTCGTCCCTCGTATCTCGTCGCTCGGTGGACGCTTCACGAGATACGCGTCACGCGTCACGCTTGTTTCTGACGGCGCCCAAAGGACGCGCGTCCCAGATGAACACCGGCGCGCGGGAGGCGGCGGCTCGAGGGGCGGCGTTGGATGATTGGCTCCTGTTCCTCCACGCGGACACGACGCTGCCGGAAGGGGCGCTGAGCCGGCTGAACGGGCTGGAGACGGCGATCCAGGCCGGCGGGTTCCTCCACCGGTTTGCTGGATCGGACTGGCGGCTGGGCCTGATCTCGCTTCTGGACAATGTCCGCTGCCGGCGCTCGCGCATCATCTATGGAGATCAGGCCCTGTTCGTACGCAGGGGGGTGTTCGAGCAAATCGGCGGCTTCCCAGACCAGCCGATCCTCGAGGACGTGGCCTTCTGCGACAAGCTGGTCCGCGTCACCAGACCGGTCCTGCTCGAGCCCCCGGTCGTGACGGACTCGCGCAAGTTCGTCCAAATGGGAATCTGGCGAAGCTTTGCGCGCGTGCTGTTGATCATCCTGCACGTGCAGTTCCGGCTCCCGGTCCTGCCGAGGACATTCTTCCGAGACGTGCGATGA
- a CDS encoding TolC family protein, with translation MENVMGGRQQGWSGRSVVALGALWLWLAGPSTGWCQGPGGAAGGESSSPETMSLEQAVGLAMENNRSMQSASLDVDKAADQAAQMKTRRLPALNFFTTTGQLLTPFEFRVNRGAFGTFGATGPIPATDLKITTNPAWTTVMFASVQQPLTQLYRIDQGIQFYEASQGVASEQLRTQRQTVVNSVKRAYFAVLQTQSALDAAEEVVKTYRELDRVVRQQVEQQKALKADSLEVKARLARAEYDAMTIRNAMASQKEQLNVILGRDVTTDFRVTAVSGASRVEANLEEASAIALKQRPEVKAARLKVTQAEHDLRAKKAEYIPDLSLVFDYANINNFNFLPEHYASVGFMFNWEPFDWGRKQRETAEKRKNAQQAVLGVREAEQQTIAEVNSRYRKLQETHQLLQVTQAVQESAREKLRVTMNRYNQKVALLQDVLQAQASLADANNQYSQSLLAYWSAKADFERAIGED, from the coding sequence ATGGAGAACGTCATGGGAGGACGACAACAGGGCTGGTCCGGCCGCTCGGTCGTCGCGCTCGGAGCGCTCTGGCTCTGGCTTGCGGGACCGTCCACAGGCTGGTGCCAGGGGCCGGGAGGGGCGGCGGGCGGCGAGTCTTCGTCCCCGGAGACGATGTCGCTGGAGCAGGCGGTGGGGCTGGCGATGGAGAACAACCGGTCCATGCAGAGCGCCTCGCTGGACGTGGACAAGGCGGCCGACCAGGCGGCCCAGATGAAGACGCGGCGCCTGCCCGCCTTGAACTTTTTTACGACCACCGGCCAATTGCTGACTCCGTTCGAGTTCCGGGTCAACCGCGGGGCCTTCGGAACCTTCGGCGCCACGGGGCCCATTCCCGCGACTGACCTGAAGATCACGACGAACCCGGCCTGGACGACGGTCATGTTCGCGAGCGTCCAGCAGCCGCTCACGCAGCTCTACCGCATCGACCAGGGGATCCAGTTCTATGAAGCCTCGCAGGGGGTGGCCTCCGAGCAGTTGCGAACCCAGCGGCAGACCGTCGTCAACTCGGTCAAGCGGGCCTATTTCGCGGTGCTTCAGACCCAGAGCGCGCTCGACGCGGCGGAGGAGGTGGTCAAGACCTACCGGGAGCTGGACCGGGTGGTGAGGCAACAGGTGGAGCAGCAAAAGGCGCTGAAGGCCGACAGTCTGGAGGTCAAGGCCAGGCTGGCGAGGGCGGAGTATGACGCGATGACCATCCGGAATGCGATGGCCTCGCAGAAGGAGCAGCTCAACGTCATCCTGGGGCGGGATGTGACGACCGACTTCCGGGTCACGGCAGTGTCCGGCGCCTCCAGGGTGGAGGCGAACCTGGAAGAGGCGAGTGCGATCGCGCTCAAGCAGCGGCCGGAGGTCAAGGCGGCGCGCCTCAAGGTCACGCAGGCGGAGCACGATCTGAGGGCGAAGAAGGCGGAATACATTCCCGACTTGAGCCTCGTGTTCGACTATGCCAACATCAACAACTTCAATTTCCTCCCCGAGCACTATGCCTCGGTCGGGTTCATGTTCAACTGGGAGCCGTTCGACTGGGGGCGGAAGCAGCGGGAGACGGCGGAAAAGCGCAAGAACGCCCAGCAGGCGGTCCTGGGTGTGCGGGAGGCCGAGCAACAGACGATCGCGGAGGTCAACAGCCGGTATCGGAAGCTGCAGGAGACGCATCAGTTGTTGCAGGTCACCCAGGCGGTCCAGGAGTCGGCCAGGGAAAAGCTGAGGGTCACGATGAATCGGTACAACCAGAAGGTGGCGTTGCTGCAGGACGTGCTGCAGGCGCAGGCCTCCCTAGCCGACGCCAACAACCAGTACAGCCAGAGCCTGCTGGCCTATTGGTCCGCCAAGGCCGATTTCGAGCGGGCCATCGGCGAGGACTGA
- a CDS encoding ester cyclase, whose protein sequence is MSVAAKNDLGQRLRDLHRYIREGRILDAMNEFYADDVAMQENANRPTVGLQANIEREKQFLSGVKEWKGFEVKAVGIGHDVTFYEAVFDFIGTDGAPVHIEQVDVAHWRDGKIVHERFYYDTGGQATT, encoded by the coding sequence ATGAGTGTTGCCGCAAAGAACGACCTGGGACAACGGCTGCGTGATCTGCACCGGTACATCCGAGAAGGCCGCATCCTCGACGCCATGAACGAGTTCTATGCCGACGATGTCGCTATGCAGGAGAACGCGAATCGGCCGACCGTCGGCCTTCAGGCCAACATCGAGCGGGAAAAGCAGTTCTTGAGCGGCGTCAAGGAATGGAAAGGGTTCGAGGTCAAAGCGGTCGGCATCGGTCACGACGTGACCTTCTACGAGGCGGTGTTCGACTTCATCGGGACCGACGGAGCTCCGGTGCACATCGAACAGGTGGATGTTGCGCACTGGCGCGACGGGAAGATCGTCCACGAGCGGTTCTACTACGACACGGGCGGACAGGCGACGACCTGA
- a CDS encoding efflux RND transporter permease subunit: MTHGQSDSDLIRRTRNLARFCVENRQIAWVLLVATLLWGLYGYFAMPQRKDPDIASNEAVALTSWPGVSAEKVEQLVTRKVEQRVAENPNIHRQTGGNYGLKSISLPGLSVVYVQLEENLPDPKKEFNDISLKLRDVADLPPGAGPIEFISDFGDTAALMLTVASPRVSAVELSLRARAIREAIERVRRQAAASGAGVRFTMIHNFPPAANQRLVRLVLEDFARFTEARKAARDIRLLEGPGFVGLDAETDLDDATIMAHVVGFVRERLRLSEFHPDSWDPAIIRDPRETEARLAAVVGAKYTYRELDDFTELIQRTLQTVPQVSKVSRAGILPETVYLFYSQERLAAYDVQVARLRRALEARNITMPGGTFELGGRSLTIVPTGEFKSEQEIGSVVVATTRAASPVYLRDLVDIVRGYESPPRFLNDYTWRDRDGRWQRSRAVTLAVQMRKGDKIGDFGMAVDRALTELRQRLPEDLIVARTSDQPLQVKESVDLFMRSLAEAIVLVVLVSWLGFWEWRSALLMALSIPITLAMTFGMMHLLGIDLQQVSIASLIIALGLLVDDPVVAGDAIKRGLAEGHRALVAAWLGPTRLARAILFATITNIVAYLPFLILTGITGQFLYSLPIVITCSLVSSRIVSMTFIPLLGYYLLRPKPEPSVEERRTRGFAGWYYRAGGGLLEHRWKVLAGSLLFLALGGYFMATLKPQFFPKDLSYLSYVDLWLPEDAPFMATYEAAVQAEEIVRRVTEEYGRSHPGRDGRPREVLTSLTTFVGGGGPRFWFSISPELSQLNYAQIIVQVTDKHDTQPLIAPLQQALSAELAGVRADAMQLETGSQVGVPVAVRISGEEIRTLRILAEELRRIFQSVPGLTRVRDDWGTDNFTVKFQIDPDRANLAGLSNEDVAASSAGGMNGYQVTTLREGDKQIPVVARLRTGERAQLADLQNLYIYAADGAEKVPLRQVSTISYQMETQKLRRRQHFRTVTVGGFPAPGVLPSEVLREVRPRLEDFKKKLPPGYNLQIGGEQEAQDQGFGEITLVMVVSIVAIFLALVFQFKNPVKPLLVFAAIPYGMVGALAGLAVMGQPFGFMAFLGVASLIGVIVSHVIVLFDFIEERHERGEPLREALLDAGIVRLRPVLITVGATVIALFPLALNGGPLWEPLCYAQIGGLTVATAVTLLLVPVLYAIFVLDLKWVTWESGNRPGASLPATIPAP, translated from the coding sequence ATGACTCACGGCCAGAGCGACAGCGATCTCATCCGGCGGACCCGCAACCTGGCCCGGTTCTGCGTGGAGAACCGGCAGATCGCCTGGGTTCTGCTGGTCGCGACCCTCCTGTGGGGCCTGTACGGCTACTTCGCGATGCCCCAGCGCAAGGACCCCGACATCGCTTCCAACGAGGCGGTCGCGCTCACGTCCTGGCCCGGCGTCAGCGCCGAGAAGGTCGAGCAGCTCGTCACCCGCAAGGTCGAGCAAAGGGTCGCCGAGAATCCGAACATTCACCGGCAGACCGGCGGAAACTACGGGCTCAAGTCCATTTCGCTGCCCGGTCTCTCCGTGGTCTACGTCCAGCTCGAGGAAAATCTTCCGGATCCCAAGAAGGAGTTCAACGACATCAGCCTCAAACTGCGCGACGTCGCGGACCTGCCGCCGGGAGCCGGGCCGATCGAGTTCATCAGCGATTTCGGCGACACGGCCGCCCTCATGCTCACGGTGGCCAGCCCCAGGGTGAGCGCGGTCGAGCTCTCGCTCCGCGCCCGGGCGATCCGGGAGGCGATCGAGCGGGTCCGGCGCCAGGCGGCGGCCAGCGGAGCCGGCGTCCGCTTTACGATGATCCACAACTTCCCCCCGGCCGCGAACCAGCGGCTCGTCCGGCTGGTGCTGGAAGATTTCGCGCGGTTCACCGAGGCGCGGAAGGCGGCCCGCGACATCCGGCTGCTCGAGGGCCCGGGATTCGTCGGGCTGGATGCGGAAACGGACCTGGACGATGCGACGATCATGGCTCATGTCGTCGGGTTCGTCCGGGAGCGGTTGCGCCTTTCCGAATTCCACCCGGACTCTTGGGATCCGGCCATCATCCGCGATCCTCGCGAGACGGAAGCGCGGCTCGCCGCCGTGGTCGGGGCCAAGTACACCTATCGGGAGCTGGATGACTTCACGGAGCTCATCCAGCGGACGCTGCAGACGGTTCCGCAGGTGTCCAAGGTCTCGCGGGCGGGCATTCTGCCGGAGACGGTCTATCTCTTTTATTCGCAGGAGCGCCTGGCTGCCTACGACGTGCAGGTCGCGAGGCTTCGCCGGGCGCTGGAGGCCCGCAACATCACGATGCCCGGCGGCACCTTCGAGCTGGGCGGGCGGAGCCTCACGATCGTGCCGACCGGCGAATTCAAGTCCGAGCAGGAGATCGGGAGCGTGGTCGTCGCCACGACTCGGGCCGCGTCGCCGGTCTACCTGCGGGACCTCGTGGACATCGTTCGGGGCTACGAGAGCCCGCCGCGCTTCCTGAACGACTACACCTGGCGGGACCGCGACGGCCGGTGGCAGCGCTCCCGGGCCGTCACGCTGGCCGTGCAGATGCGGAAGGGGGACAAGATCGGGGACTTCGGGATGGCCGTGGACCGGGCGCTGACGGAGCTCAGGCAGCGGCTGCCGGAGGACCTGATCGTCGCCCGGACCTCCGATCAGCCGCTCCAGGTGAAGGAGAGCGTGGATCTGTTCATGCGGAGCCTGGCCGAGGCGATCGTCCTGGTCGTGCTCGTCTCCTGGCTGGGCTTCTGGGAGTGGCGCTCGGCGCTCCTGATGGCGCTCTCGATTCCGATCACGCTGGCCATGACGTTCGGAATGATGCACCTCCTCGGCATCGACCTGCAGCAGGTCTCGATCGCCTCGTTGATCATCGCGCTCGGGCTTCTGGTGGACGATCCCGTCGTCGCGGGAGATGCGATCAAGCGGGGACTGGCGGAGGGGCACCGGGCGCTCGTCGCGGCCTGGCTCGGCCCGACGAGGCTGGCCCGCGCCATCCTCTTCGCCACGATCACGAACATCGTCGCCTATCTGCCGTTCTTGATCCTGACCGGCATCACCGGCCAGTTTCTCTACAGCCTGCCCATCGTCATCACCTGCTCGCTGGTCTCGTCGCGGATCGTCTCGATGACGTTCATCCCGCTGCTGGGCTACTACCTCCTGCGGCCCAAGCCGGAGCCGTCCGTGGAGGAGCGGCGTACGCGGGGGTTCGCTGGCTGGTACTACCGGGCGGGCGGGGGGCTGCTGGAGCACCGGTGGAAAGTGCTGGCCGGATCCCTCCTGTTCCTGGCCCTGGGCGGCTACTTCATGGCCACGCTCAAACCGCAGTTCTTCCCCAAGGACCTCTCGTACCTCTCCTACGTGGATCTCTGGCTGCCGGAGGACGCCCCCTTCATGGCGACCTACGAGGCGGCCGTGCAGGCCGAGGAGATCGTCCGCCGCGTGACCGAGGAGTACGGCCGGAGCCACCCTGGCCGCGACGGCCGTCCACGGGAGGTCCTGACTTCCTTGACGACGTTCGTCGGGGGAGGCGGGCCCCGGTTTTGGTTCTCGATCTCGCCCGAACTCTCGCAGCTCAACTACGCCCAGATCATCGTGCAGGTGACCGACAAGCACGACACGCAGCCCCTGATCGCGCCGTTGCAGCAGGCCCTGTCGGCGGAGCTTGCCGGGGTTCGCGCCGACGCCATGCAGCTCGAGACGGGCAGCCAGGTCGGCGTGCCGGTGGCGGTCCGGATCTCCGGCGAGGAGATCCGCACGCTGCGAATCTTGGCCGAGGAGCTCAGGAGGATCTTCCAGTCGGTGCCGGGCCTGACCCGCGTGCGGGACGATTGGGGGACGGACAACTTCACGGTGAAGTTCCAGATCGATCCGGACCGGGCGAATTTGGCGGGCTTGTCCAACGAGGACGTGGCGGCGTCCTCCGCCGGCGGCATGAACGGGTATCAGGTGACCACGCTGCGCGAGGGGGACAAACAGATCCCCGTCGTGGCGCGCCTCAGGACGGGGGAGCGGGCGCAACTGGCCGACCTGCAGAACCTCTACATCTATGCGGCGGACGGGGCCGAGAAGGTGCCGCTCCGCCAGGTCTCCACGATCAGCTATCAGATGGAGACGCAGAAACTGCGCCGGCGCCAGCATTTCCGTACGGTCACGGTCGGCGGCTTCCCCGCGCCGGGCGTCCTTCCGTCCGAGGTGCTGCGGGAGGTCCGGCCCAGGCTGGAAGACTTCAAGAAGAAGCTGCCGCCCGGCTACAACCTCCAGATCGGCGGGGAGCAGGAGGCCCAGGATCAGGGATTCGGGGAGATCACGCTGGTCATGGTCGTCTCCATCGTGGCCATCTTTCTCGCCCTGGTCTTCCAGTTCAAAAACCCGGTCAAGCCGCTGCTCGTCTTCGCCGCGATCCCCTACGGCATGGTCGGGGCGCTGGCGGGGCTCGCGGTCATGGGCCAGCCGTTCGGGTTCATGGCCTTTCTCGGCGTCGCGAGCCTCATCGGCGTCATCGTCAGCCACGTCATCGTCCTGTTCGATTTCATCGAGGAGCGGCACGAGAGGGGGGAGCCATTGCGGGAGGCCCTGCTGGACGCGGGCATCGTCCGCCTGCGGCCCGTCCTGATCACGGTCGGCGCCACGGTGATCGCGCTGTTCCCGCTGGCGCTCAACGGCGGGCCCCTGTGGGAGCCCCTGTGCTACGCGCAGATCGGCGGGCTGACCGTGGCGACGGCGGTCACGTTGCTGCTCGTGCCGGTGCTCTATGCGATCTTCGTGCTGGACCTGAAGTGGGTGACGTGGGAGAGCGGGAACCGGCCGGGCGCGTCCCTGCCGGCGACGATCCCCGCGCCTTAA